From Camelina sativa cultivar DH55 chromosome 7, Cs, whole genome shotgun sequence, one genomic window encodes:
- the LOC104704839 gene encoding glutathione S-transferase T3-like, which translates to MDSNNPFFQSSSYFNLLNSQEEGGLNDNFHWESYPPSGQSSQPSPHSSQPSPHSSQPSPHSSQETPKERKERKTWTPADDEVLISAWLNTSKDPIVANQQKGGSFWSRIQKYYCDTPHARNGGEQMLVTHCKQRWHKINDHTNKFCAAFAAAERQNSSGHSENDIMKNAHDIYFAAHNKRFNLEHCWFRLRFEQKFLSLNTINTTPAQPATKRKQAGEGSQSSSCSVEESEKRPEGIKAAKAKRNNAQSTNVKTLAEYKSMWDVKKEELAEKEKLQKLAILDTLLAKKEPLSASEEIIMNKIVSQYF; encoded by the coding sequence ATGGATTCTAATAATCCCTTCtttcagtcttcttcttacttcaACTTGCTTAACAGTCAAGAAGAAGGTGGTTTAAATGATAACTTTCATTGGGAAAGTTATCCACCTTCTGGACAGAGCTCACAACCTTCTCCTCACAGCTCCCAACCTTCTCCTCACAGCTCCCAACCTTCTCCTCACAGCTCGCAAGAAACACCAAAAGAGCGCAAGGAGAGAAAGACATGGACACCTGCTGATGATGAAGTCTTGATCTCCGCATGGCTCAACACTTCAAAAGATCCCATCgttgcaaatcaacaaaagggaGGAAGCTTCTGGAGCAGGATTCAAAAATACTATTGTGACACTCCTCACGCTAGAAACGGTGGGGAACAGATGCTGGTGACACATTGCAAGCAGCGTTGGCACAAGATAAATGACCATACTAACAAGTTCTGTGCCGCATTCGCAGCTGCGGAGAGACAGAACAGCTCTGGTCATTCTGAAAATGATATCATGAAGAATGCACATGATATCTACTTCGCTGCCCATAACAAGAGATTCAACCTTGAACATTGTTGGTTTCGTTTAAGGTTTGAGCAGAAATTTCTATCCCTTAACACTATTAACACGACCCCAGCTCAGCCTgcaacaaagaggaaacaagCTGGTGAAGGTTCGCAGTCATCAAGCTGCAGTGTTGAGGAGTCTGAGAAGAGGCCAGAAGGGATCAAGGCTGCCAAGGCGAAGAGGAACAATGCTCAGTCCACAAACGTGAAGACTCTTGCTGAGTATAAGAGCATGTGGGATGTCAAGAAAGAGGAATTAGCTGAAAAGGAGAAACTACAGAAGCTGGCCATCCTAGACACTCTCCTAGCCAAAAAAGAACCCTTGAGTGCGAGTGAAGAAATCATCATGAACAAGATAGTGTCCCAGTATTTCTGA
- the LOC104701939 gene encoding phenylalanine--tRNA ligase beta subunit, cytoplasmic, whose translation MPTISIGRDRLFAALGESYTQEEFEDLCFRFGIELDDVTTEKAIIRKEKHIEEEADEDEEIIYKIEIPANRYDLLCLEGLAQALRVFNKKQEIPTYILADISKDKMLQMNVKPETSTIRPFVVCAVLRGVSFDEARYNSFIDLQDKLHQNICRRRSLVAIGTHDLDTLQGPFTYEALPPTDINFVPLKQTKSFRADELMEFYKSDMKLKKFLHIIENSPVFPVLYDSKRTVLSLPPIINGAHSAITLQTKNVFIECTATDLTKAKTVLNTMVTTFSEYCERKFEIEPVEVTYDDGKSYIYPDLAVYDMEVSLSYITDSIGVSLEVEQVTSLLTRMQLHAEPAKSSDNQCAIKVHVPPSRSDVLHPCDVMEDVAIAYGFNNLPTRSPASIKPLPLNELTDLLRIEIAMNVYTEVVTWLLCSRKENFAMLNREDDNSAVIIANPRSADFEAMRRTLMPGILKTVGSNKDHPKPIKIYEISDVAMLDESKDVGASNRRHLVALHCGATSGFELIHGLVDRIMEVMAIPFVPVNDNTGYYIKLSQEPEFLPGRQASIVVRGKQIGNFGIVHPQVLNNFDIPDPCSFVEIDVEALL comes from the exons ATGCCTACCATCAGTATTGGCAGAGACCGTCTCTTCGCTGCCCTTGGAGAATCCTACA cTCAGGAAGAGTTCGAGGATCTGTGTTTCCGTTTCGGTATCGAGCTTGATGATGTG ACTACTGAGAAGGCAATTATaaggaaagaaaaacacatcgaagaagaagctgatgaagatgaagaaatcatCTACAAGATTGAAATCCCTGCCAACAG ATATGATTTGCTTTGCCTCGAAGGGCTTGCGCAAGCTCTTCGCGTTTTCAACAAGAAACAGGAGATACCTACGTATATCCTTGCTGACATTAGCAAAGACAAGATGCTTCAGATGAATGTTAAACCTGAG ACATCGACGATTCGTCCATTTGTTGTATGTGCTGTTTTGAGAGGTGTTTCCTTTGACGAGGCTCGCTACAACAGCTTCATTGATCTTCAGGATAAGCTGCATCAGAATATTTGCCG GCGAAGATCCCTGGTTGCAATTGGAACTCACGACCTTGATACATTGCAAGGCCCATTCACATACGAG GCTCTGCCGCCAACGGATATAAATTTTGTACCTTTGAAGCAA ACAAAGAGCTTCAGGGCTGACGAACTAATGGAATTTTACAAG TCAGATATGAagctaaaaaaatttctacacATAATCGAGAATTCACCCGTCTTCCCTGTATTATACGACAGCAAAAG AACTGTGCTGTCGTTGCCACCTATTATCAATGGTGCACATTCTGCAATTACACTGCAGACAAAGAATGTCTTCATTGAATGCACAGCAACTGATTTGACGAAGGCCAAGACTGTTCTGAATACAATG GTTACAACTTTTTCAGAGTATTGTGAGAGAAAGTTTGAGATTGAGCCTGTTGAAGTTACATATGATGACGGGAAGTCATACATCTATCCGGATTTAGCTGTCTATGATATGGAAGTTTCTCTCTCTTATATTACAGACTCAATTGGAGTCTCTTTGGAGGTGGAACAG GTTACAAGTCTGCTGACACGAATGCAACTACATGCTGAGCCAGCAAAGTCTAGTGATAACCAATGTGCCATAAAAGTACATGTACCCCCCAGCAGGAGTGACGTTCTCCACCCTTGTGATGTTATGGAG GATGTTGCCATCGCCTATGGTTTCAATAACCTTCCAACAAGATCACCTGCTTCGATAAAACCACTGCCTCTGAATGAGCTCACCGATCTTCTCAGAATAGAG attGCCATGAATGTGTACACTGAGGTGGTAACGTGGCTACTATGTTCGCGCAAGGAAAACTTTGCGATGCTAAATAGAGAGGATGATAACTCAGCAGTAATAATTGCGAACCCGCGGTCTGCTGACTTTGAG GCCATGAGGAGGACTCTCATGCCCGGAATATTGAAAACTGTTGGCTCAAACAAAGACCACCCTAAACCAATTAAG ATTTATGAAATCAGTGATGTGGCAATGTTGGATGAGAGCAAAGACGTTGGTGCATCCAATCGACGCCATCTTGTTGCACTACATTGTGGTGCTACTTCTGGATTTGAG CTTATCCATGGCCTCGTCGATAGAATCATGGAAGTGATGGCAATCCCATTTGTACCAGTCAATGACAATACCGGATACTATATAAAGCTCTCTCAA GAGCCTGAGTTTCTACCGGGCAGGCAAGCTAGCATCGTTGTCCGAGGGAAACAAATTGGGAACTTCGGGATCGTGCATCCACAG GTTTTGAACAACTTTGACATCCCTGATCCATGCTCTTTCGTGGAGATAGACGTCGAAGCCCTCTTATAG
- the LOC104701941 gene encoding exportin-T-like yields MDDLEKAIIISFESGDSALKSRAVEYCRIMKETPSICSICIDKLWLCNVVQVQFWCLQALQDVLSVNYGSLSLDEKSYVRKSVFSMACLEVIDSENAVRVVEGPPFVKNKLAQVLATLIYFEYPLIWSSVFVDFMGHLSKGAVVIDMFCRVLSALDDELISLDYPRTPEEISVAARVKDAMRQQCVPQIARAWYDIVSLYKNSDPDLSATVLDCMRRFVSWIDIGLVANDAFVPLLFELILSDGMSDEVSGAAAGCVLAMVSKRMDPQSKLTLLQTLQISRVLGLVSGDAESELVAKVSALLTGYAVEVLECHKRLNSEETKAVSMDLLNEVLPSVFRVMQNCKVESTFSIVQFLLGYVSTLKGLPALKEKQLLHITQILEVIRIQICYDPMYRDDLNSLDKVGLEEEDRMSELRKDLFVLLRTVGRVAPELTQHFIRNSLANAVESTSERNVEEVEAALSLLYSFGESLTEEAMKTGSGCLSELIPMILTTQFPGHSHRLVALVYLENITRYLKFIHENSQYIPNVLGAFLDERGLHHQNVYVSRRACYLFMRVVKLLKSKLVPFIDEILQNLQDTLSQLTTMHYASRELSGTEDGSHIFEAIGLIIGLEDVPAEKQAEYLSLLLTPLCQQIEAGVQQAKVANSEDFPVKIANIQFAIVAINALSKGFSERLVTGSRPGIGLMFKQTLDVLLRVLIAFPKVKPLRSKVTSFIHRMVDTLGSSVFPYLPKALEQLLADSEPKETVGLLVLLNQLICKFNSALREILEEVYPVVADRIFDVIPEDVNEAETVNEEIRERIELQRTLYTFLHVIATHDLSSVFLTPKSGAYLDRMMQLLLTSSCNHKDITVRKACVQIFIKLIKDWCAKPYSEEKVPGFQNFMIETFATNCCLYSVLNKSFDFTDATTHALFGEIITAQKVMYEKFGNAFLMYLMSKSFPAAHIPQDLAEQYCQKLQGNDIRGLKSFYQSLIENLRVQQNGGHVFR; encoded by the exons ATGGATGACCTTGAAAAGGCAATTATAATTAGCTTTGAATCTGGTGACTCGGCGTTGAAGTCTCGGGCGGTTGAGTATTGTCGGATAATGAAAGAAACTCCATCTATTTGTAGTATATGTATTGACAAGTTATGGCTTTGTAACGTTGTCCAAGTTCAGTTCTGGTGCCTGCAAGCGCTGCAGGATGTTTTGAGTGTTAACTATGGATCCTTGAGCTTGGATGAGAAGAGTTACGTCAGGAAATCAGTGTTTTCAATGGCGTGTCTTGAGGTTATTGATAGTGAGAATGCTGTTAGAGTTGTGGAAGGGCCACCGTTTGTAAAGAACAAGCTTGCACAGGTTTTGGCTACTTTGATCTATTTTGAGTACCCTTTGATTTGGTCTTCGGTGTTTGTTGATTTTATGGGTCACCTGAGCAAAGGAGCTGTTGTGATCGATATGTTTTGTCGGGTTTTGAGTGCCTTGGATGATGAGTTGATTAGCTTGGATTACCCTCGGACACCGGAAGAGATTTCTGTGGCTGCTCGAGTCAAGGATGCAATGAGGCAACAATGTGTCCCTCAGATTGCTAGAGCATGGTACGACATTGTATCGTTGTACAAGAATTCCGATCCGGATCTTTCTGCCACTGTGTTAGATTGCATGAGAAGATTTGTTTCTTGGATTGACATTGGATTGGTTGCAAATGATGCATTTGTTCCGTTACTGTTTGAATTGATTCTGTCTGATGGAATGTCTGATGAAGTCAGCGGTGCAGCAGCTGGTTGTGTCTTAGCCATGGTTTCTAAGCGGATGGATCCGCAGTCAAAACTGACCCTTTTGCAGACCCTTCAAATAAGTCGTGTTCTTGGTTTAGTATCCGGAGATGCTGAGTCGGAATTGGTAGCAAAAGTATCTGCTTTGCTTACTGGCTATGCTGTTGAGGTTCTAGAATGCCATAAGCGGTTGAACTCAGAGGAAACCAAGGCAGTCTCCATGGACTTGCTGAACGAAGTTCTGCCATCAGTTTTTCGTGTTATGCAGAACTGTAAGGTGGAATCTACTTTTAGCATCGTCCAATTTCTCCTAGGTTATGTTTCCACTCTCAAAGGCCTCCCTGCATTAAAAGAGAAGCAGCTGCTCCACATCACTCAGATACTTGAAGTGATAAGAATTCAGATATGCTATGATCCTATGTATCGTGATGACCTTAATTCACTGGATAAAGTTGGATTGGAAGAGGAAGATAGAATGTCCGAGTTGAGAAAAGACCTCTTTGTCTTATTACGTACAGTGGGCCGTGTTGCTCCCGAACTGACTCAGCATTTCATTCGTAACTCACTAGCAAATGCTGTTGAATCCACATCCGAGAGAAATGTCGAAGAAGTGGAAGCTGCTCTTTCGCTTTTGTATTCATTCGGAGAGTCTCTGACCGAGGAGGCCATGAAAACAGGATCTGGGTGTTTGAGTGAACTAATTCCAATGATCTTGACCACACAGTTCCCTGGTCATTCTCATAGACTTGTTGCACTAGTATACTTGGAAAATATAACTAGGTACTTGAAGTTTATTCACGAAAATTCCCAGTACATTCCCAATGTTCTTGGTGCTTTTCTTGACGAAAGAGGTCTGCATCACCAGAATGTTTATGTGAGCCGTAGAGCATGTTACTTGTTCATGAGAGTCGTGAAATTGTTAAAATCAAAGCTTGTACCATTCATTGACGAGATCCTGCAG aaCCTTCAAGATACGTTGTCCCAGTTGACGACCATGCACTATGCATCAAGAGAACTTTCTGGAACTGAAGATGGTAGTCACATTTTTGAG GCTATTGGCTTAATCATAGGGTTGGAGGATGTCCCAGCTGAAAAGCAGGCAGAGTATCTGTCTTTACTGCTTACCCCTCTTTGTCAACAG ATTGAGGCAGGAGTTCAGCAGGCGAAAGTTGCAAATTCAGAAGACTTTCCTGTGAAAATTGCAAATATCCAGTTTGCTATTGTGGCAATTAATGCTCTCAGCAAG GGCTTCAGTGAACGTCTTGTTACTGGGAGTCGTCCTGGAATTGGTCTCATGTTTAAGCAG ACACTAGATGTACTTCTAAGGGTTCTTATTGCATTTCCAAAGGTGAAGCCTTTACGGAGTAAG GTCACATCATTCATACACCGTATGGTTGATACCCTTGGATCCTCTGTGTTCCCTTATCTTCCCAAGGCCTTGGAACAGCTACTTGCTGATAGTGAG CCTAAGGAAACGGTTGGTCTCCTGGTATTACTCAATCAGCTTATCTGCAAGTTCAACAGCGCTCTCCGTGAAATACTGGAAGAAGTATATCCCGTGGTTGCTGATAGGATTTTCGATGTAATCCCAGAAGATGTTAATGAGGCTGAGACTGTTAATGAG GAAATTAGAGAACGGATAGAGCTTCAAAGGACGCTGTATACATTTCTTCATGTGATAGCCACACACGATCTTTCTTCTGTATTTCTTACGCCCAAAAGTGGGGCTTACCTAGACCGTATGATGCAGCTGCTTTTGACCTCTTCCTGTAATCACAAGGATATTACAGTACGTAAG GCTTGCGTACAGATATTTATCAAGCTTATTAAAGATTGGTGCGCCAAACCATATAGCGAGGAGAAG GTTCCAGGTTTTCAGAATTTCATGATCGAAACTTTTGCAACAAACTGCTGTTTGTACAGTGTGCTAAATAAATCCTTCGATTTCACTGATGCAACTACT CACGCCTTGTTTGGGGAAATCATCACGGCTCAGAAAGTGATGTATGAAAAGTTTGGTAATGCGTTTCTCATGTATCTGATGTCGAAAAGTTTTCCAGCAGCACATATCCCACAAGATTTGGCGGAGCAGTATTGCCAAAAGTTGCAG GGTAATGATATCCGGGGCCTCAAGTCATTCTACCAGTCCCTTATAGAAAATCTCCGGGTTCAACAAAACGGGGGTCACGTTTTCAGATAG